The following DNA comes from Nitrospirota bacterium.
GCGCCGGCATCCTTGCGCGCCGCTTCCGGCAGCATGCGCCAGATCTCTTCCGCCGTGAAGCTGAGGATCGGGGCCATGAGTCTTGTCAGCGCCACTAAGACATCGAATAGCACCGTTTGCGAACCCCGGCGCAACGGGGAGTCCTTTCTGAACGTGTACAGCCGGTCTTTCAGAATATCCAGGTAGACGGCGCTCAGGTCCACCGCGCAGAAGTTGTTCAGCGCGTGGAAGATCGTATGAAATTCAAAATCTTCATAGGCGCGCGTGACACGGGGGATCAACTCCCCGAGCCGCAGCAACGCCCACCGATCCAATTCCGGCAACCGTTCATAGGGGACCCGATGCTGCGCCGGGTCGAAGTCGTAGAGGTTGCTCAACAGGAACCGGCAGGTGTTGCGGATCTTCCGATAGGCCTCGATCAGGTGATTGAGAATCTCCTGGGAGATGCGAAGGTCTTCGCGATAGTCCTGGGCCGACACCCAGAGCCGAAGAATTTCCGCGCCGGATTGTTTGATCACATCTTGCGGCGCGACGACATTGCCGGCCGACTTGGACATCTTCTTCCCGGCCCCGTCGACCACGAATCCGTGAGTCAGCACGGACTGATAGGGCGCGCGGCGGTCCGTGACGACCCCGGCCAACAACGCGCTGTGGAACCACCCCCGGTGCTGATCGGATCCTTCAAGGTACAGATCGGCCGGCCACCATTTGCGCGGCTTGAGCACCGCGGCGTAGCTCACGCCCGATTCGAACCAGACGTCGAGGATGTCCCGTTCCTTTTCAAACGCCCGCCCCCCGCACGCCGGACACGTCGTCCCCGCCGGCAGCAACTCCGCGGCCGGTTTCTGGAACCACACATCGGCGCCGTGGATCTCGACAAGTCCGGCCACGTGGTCGATGATCTTGGGATCGGCCAACACGGTCCGGCAACCCGCGCAGGTAAAGCCCGGAATCGGCACGCCCCAGACGCGCTGCCGGGACAGGCACCAGTCCGGCCTGTTCTCGATCATGCCGTGGATCCGGTCCCGCCCCCACGGAGGAATCCACCGCACGCGCTCGATCTCGCCCAGGGTTTCCCGTCGCAGGTCGTTGATCTCCATCGAGACAAACCATTGCTCCGTCGCCCGGAAGATCACCGGGTTCTTGCAGCGCCAGCAGTGGGGATAGGAGTGGGTCAGCGAGCCGTGGCCCAACAATCGCCCGTTGGCTTTCAATCGCTCCACGATCGCCGGGTTGGCCTTGAACACATGCTGGCCGGCGAATTCCTTGATCGCTTCCGTGAAGCGACCGGCGTCGTCCACCGGCGCCAGAATCTCCAGCCGTTCGCCGGGCGAGGCGTTCGCGTTGTGGGCCAAGACCAACGCATAGTCCTCCTGCCCGTGTCCTGGCGCGATGTGGACGCAACCCGTACCCTGATCGAGCGTGACGAAGTCGCCGAGCAGAATCGGAGACAGACCCTGCGTCAACGGGCGCTGTGTCTCAAGACCTTCGAAGCCTTCACCGCCCCGTTTCACGCCCAGCACAGTGTAATTCGACAGGCTGCAAGCCTTGGCCACGCCGTCGAGCAGTTTCTGCGCGATGACAAGGACTTCGCGCCCGACCTTCACGAACGCGTACTCGATCTCCGGATGGAGGCAGACCGCTTGGTTGGCGGGTAGCGTCCAAGGCGTCGTAGTCCAGATCACGATCGAGACGCTCTCGACATCCGGGGGAAAATCGAGACGCAACGGCGAGGCGCTCGCCAAGACTTTGGGCGGACTCACCAACGGGAACTTCACATAAACCGACGGCGAAGTGTGATCCTCGTATTCGACTTCGGCTTCGGCCAAGGCGGTCTGATCGGTCGTGCACCAAAGCACCGGTTTGAGGCCTTTATAGACCCCGCCGCGCTCGACGAACTTGCCGAACTCCCGCAGAATCGTCGCCTCGTAGGCCGGGTCCATCGTGAGATAAGGCCGCTGCCAGTCGCCCAACACGCCCAACCGTTGAAACTCTTCCCGCTGAATCTTGTAATACTTCTCGGCATAGTCGCGGCAGAGTTTGCGGATCGACGACGTGTCCAGGTCTTTCTTCTTCTCGCCCAGTTCCTTGAGCACCTGATGCTCGATCGGGAGGCCGTGGCAGTCCCACCCCGGCACATAGGGCACGTGGTAGCCGGCCATGGTCTTGGACTTGACGATGATGTCCTTGAGAATTTTGTTCAGCGCGTGGCCGATGTGGATGCGCCCGTTTGCATAGGGCGGCCCGTCATGCAAGATGTACAGCGGCCGTCCCTTACCCCTTTCTTGAATCTGCTCGTAGAGCCGTTCCCGCTCCCACCAGGCGAGCAATTCCGGCTCCCGTTGAGGCAGGTTGGCCTTCATCGGGAAATCGGTTTTGGGGAGGTTCAATGTGGCTTTATAGTCCATGCCCGTAAGGCGTAAAGAGTTAGGCGTGTGGGGATCGGCCTCGTCCCCCTTACGCTTCACGCCTCACGCTTCACGATTCGGTTAGCTGATACTCATCATCCGTTCCAGCGCCACCTTCGCCCAGGCTTTTTCATCTTGCGGCACGACGATGCGGTTGACCACGTGCCCTTCGGCCAGGTTTTCCATCGCCCAGCAGAGGTGGGGGGCATCGATGCGGAACATGGTGGCGCATTGGCAGACGGTCGAAGAGAGGAAAAACACCCGCTTGTCGGCCTGCTCCCGCTTGAGGCGATTGACCAGATTCAACTCCGTACCGACGGCCCAGGTCGTCCCGGGCGGGGCGGAGCGGACCGTGCGGATGATGAATTCCGTCGAGCCGACAAGATCGGCCTTGTTGACGACGTCCTCATGGCATTCAGGGTGGACGATGACCGTGCCGTCCGGGTATTGCCTGCGGAAATAATCCACGTGGGCAGGTTGGAACATCTGGTGCACGCTGCAATGGCCCTTCCACAGAATCAGCTTCGCCCGTTGAATCGCATCGCGCGTATTCCCGCCGTTCGGCATATACGGGTCCCACACGATCATCTGCTCGCGCGGCAGCCCCATCTTGTTGGCGGTGTTGCGCCCCAAATGCTCGTCGGGGAAGAAGAGAATCTTCTCACGCCGCGCCCAGGCCCACTCCATCACCGCGCGCGCGTTCGATGAGGTGCACGTGATGCCGCCGTGCTCGCCGCAAAAGGCTTTGAGCACCGCGGCGGAGTTGACATAGACCACCGGCAGGACGGTGTCTTCGACCGGAAGGATCCGGCCCAAAGCCTCCCAACACTGGTCCACTTGTTCGATCGCCGCCATGTCCGCCATCGAGCAGCCCGCCGCCAGATCGGGCAGGATCACAGTCTGATTCGAACGGCTCAGAATATCGGCCGTTTCCGCCATGAAGTGAACGCCGCAGAAGACCACGTACGGCCGTTCGGCGTGTTCGGCGGCCTGTTTGGCGAGCAGCAGCGAGTCGCCGCGAAAATCGGCGTGCTCGATGACTTCATCCCGTTGATAGTTATGCCCCAGCACCATGACCTGATCGCCTAGGGCGCGTTTCGCCGCAGTCGTACGGGCGAACAGCTCTTCGGCGGACAACGTCTGATACTCCGTGATGGGTCGGGGCAGCGAAGCGACGGATTTCACAGACACCTCGATTGGTTCCCACCGGATCGGCGTCGGCGCGCGGCTGAGTATGCGGGCATTCTACGACAGAGCCTGCCGACAATCAATGTGAAGGGACTGCGAAAAAGCCCTATTGGGGCT
Coding sequences within:
- the nadA gene encoding quinolinate synthase NadA — its product is MTEYQTLSAEELFARTTAAKRALGDQVMVLGHNYQRDEVIEHADFRGDSLLLAKQAAEHAERPYVVFCGVHFMAETADILSRSNQTVILPDLAAGCSMADMAAIEQVDQCWEALGRILPVEDTVLPVVYVNSAAVLKAFCGEHGGITCTSSNARAVMEWAWARREKILFFPDEHLGRNTANKMGLPREQMIVWDPYMPNGGNTRDAIQRAKLILWKGHCSVHQMFQPAHVDYFRRQYPDGTVIVHPECHEDVVNKADLVGSTEFIIRTVRSAPPGTTWAVGTELNLVNRLKREQADKRVFFLSSTVCQCATMFRIDAPHLCWAMENLAEGHVVNRIVVPQDEKAWAKVALERMMSIS
- the ileS gene encoding isoleucine--tRNA ligase — protein: MDYKATLNLPKTDFPMKANLPQREPELLAWWERERLYEQIQERGKGRPLYILHDGPPYANGRIHIGHALNKILKDIIVKSKTMAGYHVPYVPGWDCHGLPIEHQVLKELGEKKKDLDTSSIRKLCRDYAEKYYKIQREEFQRLGVLGDWQRPYLTMDPAYEATILREFGKFVERGGVYKGLKPVLWCTTDQTALAEAEVEYEDHTSPSVYVKFPLVSPPKVLASASPLRLDFPPDVESVSIVIWTTTPWTLPANQAVCLHPEIEYAFVKVGREVLVIAQKLLDGVAKACSLSNYTVLGVKRGGEGFEGLETQRPLTQGLSPILLGDFVTLDQGTGCVHIAPGHGQEDYALVLAHNANASPGERLEILAPVDDAGRFTEAIKEFAGQHVFKANPAIVERLKANGRLLGHGSLTHSYPHCWRCKNPVIFRATEQWFVSMEINDLRRETLGEIERVRWIPPWGRDRIHGMIENRPDWCLSRQRVWGVPIPGFTCAGCRTVLADPKIIDHVAGLVEIHGADVWFQKPAAELLPAGTTCPACGGRAFEKERDILDVWFESGVSYAAVLKPRKWWPADLYLEGSDQHRGWFHSALLAGVVTDRRAPYQSVLTHGFVVDGAGKKMSKSAGNVVAPQDVIKQSGAEILRLWVSAQDYREDLRISQEILNHLIEAYRKIRNTCRFLLSNLYDFDPAQHRVPYERLPELDRWALLRLGELIPRVTRAYEDFEFHTIFHALNNFCAVDLSAVYLDILKDRLYTFRKDSPLRRGSQTVLFDVLVALTRLMAPILSFTAEEIWRMLPEAARKDAGANSVHLTSFPEADRKWADEKLASRWNDLLRVRTTVLSKLEEQRREKLIGSSLEAKVVVTGTSGLYEFLKGYEPELPALFICSQVELRSGATVRPPDDHEVIVVRADGEKCERCWNYRPAVGTFPDHPTLCDRCVEAIR